Proteins from a genomic interval of Tenacibaculum sp. SZ-18:
- a CDS encoding WD40/YVTN/BNR-like repeat-containing protein translates to MNKLIQVLACGFITVTASVNAQDIVLKGKELFGNLEAREIGPALMSGRIIDLENHPTNSKIIYAGSAGGGVWKSENAGASFVPIFDDYAQSIGSIAVDPSDPDNTIWVGTGEIWTRNSVSLGDGLYKSKDGGANWKKIGFEKSERISSIKINPNNSNEVYVAVLGALWNDSEERGVYKTTDGGKTWDKILYTNEKTGASDLIMDPTNPNILYASMWEFRRTGWGFNSGGPGSALYKSTDAGKTWNKIHNGFPQGDLGRFAIAIAPSKPELIFAVVESKENKGLYRSDDAGKNWKLLNSDFGLVVRPFYFSRLVVHPTNPDILAKGGLFGSISRDGGKTFKNLGEMHADIHDIAFDIKNPDAMFVGTDGGVYRSWDGGATMDMVDNLPLSQFYHISVDNQEPYNIYGGLQDNGSWYGPSSSPGGIEARDWKRVGVGDGFRVLKHPTKNIIYSEMQGAQQVWRYDVDKNYNKTIQPLPIKGEADLRFNWNAPMAVSTHQPDRFYMGSQFLHVSEDMGDNWKKISPDLTTNDPTKQDKESGGISVDKSGAETHTTIFTIAESPLDEKVIWVGTDDGNVQVTQNGGKTWENTVANISGLPKNTWVYHIEASSHNKGTAYAVFDGHTSGDMNTYVYKTTDFGKTWKSIVTDDIIGFARNIQEDYVNEDLLFLGTEFGLFITIDGGKNWSRFTNKMPATAVHFIDLQKQTNDLVLGTHGRGVIIIDDISPLREVNQEMLSKNVHFFKSKPGIIKEQGGFGGGSTELQFVGNNPNSAAKIIYYLKKRHTFGKMTLTIKDEDNNELITLTPGKAKGINVVSWGFRQKNPKVAAGKNFTRGGFTAPRVTAGTYKVVLKKGKKEYINTIEVQNDSKSLISDSDRKAQRRTTMELYDDMESLAYLVHKVDSYIKSANRLKDDKKFKKVATKVIEALQPLKETLVVTTGDNYVGEAEPELREKLSDLYSEVANQFEKPSLSQIENQGVLKARLTKAQEDFEKINKKVISKFENRRKKEDKKPTKVLSKEEFLSK, encoded by the coding sequence ATGAATAAGCTAATTCAAGTTTTAGCCTGTGGTTTCATTACAGTAACTGCAAGTGTAAATGCACAAGATATTGTTCTTAAAGGAAAAGAACTTTTCGGAAATTTAGAAGCAAGAGAAATAGGTCCTGCTTTAATGAGTGGTCGTATTATCGACCTAGAAAATCATCCTACAAATTCAAAAATTATTTATGCTGGATCTGCTGGTGGTGGTGTATGGAAATCTGAAAACGCTGGTGCTTCATTTGTACCAATCTTTGATGATTATGCACAGTCTATTGGTAGTATCGCAGTTGATCCTAGTGACCCAGATAATACAATTTGGGTTGGAACTGGTGAAATTTGGACAAGGAATAGCGTTTCTTTAGGTGATGGTTTATATAAATCTAAAGATGGAGGTGCAAACTGGAAAAAGATCGGTTTTGAAAAATCGGAACGTATCAGTAGTATTAAGATTAATCCGAATAATTCTAATGAAGTTTATGTTGCGGTTTTAGGAGCACTATGGAACGATAGTGAAGAAAGAGGTGTTTACAAAACCACTGATGGTGGTAAAACTTGGGATAAGATTTTATATACAAACGAGAAAACTGGGGCTAGTGATTTAATCATGGATCCTACCAATCCAAATATTCTTTATGCTTCAATGTGGGAGTTCCGAAGAACAGGTTGGGGATTCAATTCTGGTGGTCCAGGAAGTGCTTTATATAAATCAACTGATGCGGGAAAAACTTGGAACAAAATACATAATGGTTTTCCGCAAGGAGATTTAGGTCGTTTTGCCATTGCCATTGCTCCTTCCAAACCAGAGTTAATTTTTGCGGTTGTTGAGAGTAAAGAAAATAAAGGATTATATCGCTCTGATGACGCGGGAAAAAACTGGAAACTTTTAAACAGTGATTTTGGTTTGGTAGTTCGTCCTTTCTACTTTTCCAGATTAGTTGTTCATCCAACAAATCCAGATATTTTAGCGAAAGGTGGATTGTTCGGCTCTATCTCGAGAGATGGAGGAAAAACTTTTAAGAATTTAGGAGAAATGCATGCCGACATCCATGATATCGCATTTGATATTAAAAATCCGGATGCCATGTTTGTAGGAACAGATGGTGGTGTTTACAGAAGCTGGGATGGAGGTGCTACAATGGATATGGTTGATAATCTTCCGCTTTCTCAATTTTATCATATAAGTGTAGATAATCAAGAACCATATAATATTTACGGTGGACTACAAGATAACGGTTCATGGTACGGACCTTCTTCTTCTCCAGGAGGAATTGAAGCAAGAGATTGGAAACGTGTTGGAGTTGGTGATGGCTTTAGAGTGTTAAAACATCCAACTAAAAACATTATCTATTCTGAGATGCAAGGTGCGCAACAAGTTTGGAGATATGATGTAGATAAAAATTACAATAAAACTATTCAGCCATTACCTATTAAAGGAGAAGCAGATTTACGATTTAACTGGAACGCTCCTATGGCTGTAAGTACACATCAACCTGATCGTTTTTACATGGGAAGTCAATTTTTGCATGTAAGTGAAGATATGGGAGATAACTGGAAGAAAATTTCTCCTGATCTAACAACTAACGACCCTACTAAACAAGATAAAGAATCTGGAGGTATTTCTGTTGACAAATCTGGTGCTGAAACACATACTACTATATTTACAATAGCTGAATCTCCTTTAGATGAAAAGGTGATTTGGGTAGGAACAGATGATGGAAATGTTCAAGTAACTCAAAACGGAGGAAAAACTTGGGAAAATACGGTTGCTAATATTTCTGGTTTACCTAAAAACACATGGGTATATCATATTGAAGCAAGCTCTCATAATAAAGGAACGGCATACGCTGTTTTCGACGGACATACTTCAGGAGATATGAATACGTATGTATACAAAACTACTGACTTTGGTAAAACTTGGAAATCAATAGTTACCGATGATATTATTGGTTTTGCAAGAAACATTCAAGAAGATTATGTGAATGAAGATTTACTTTTCTTGGGAACAGAATTTGGTTTATTCATTACTATTGATGGTGGAAAAAACTGGTCGAGATTTACTAATAAAATGCCGGCAACTGCAGTTCACTTTATCGATTTACAAAAACAAACAAACGATTTAGTTTTAGGAACACATGGACGTGGTGTGATTATTATTGATGATATTTCTCCGTTGCGCGAAGTAAATCAAGAAATGTTATCAAAGAATGTTCATTTCTTTAAATCTAAACCTGGAATTATAAAAGAACAAGGTGGTTTTGGTGGAGGAAGTACAGAATTACAATTTGTTGGAAACAATCCAAATTCTGCTGCTAAAATTATTTATTATTTGAAAAAACGTCATACGTTTGGTAAAATGACACTAACTATTAAAGATGAGGATAATAATGAATTAATTACGTTAACTCCAGGAAAAGCGAAAGGAATTAATGTAGTCAGTTGGGGTTTCAGACAGAAAAATCCAAAGGTTGCGGCAGGTAAAAACTTCACTCGTGGAGGATTTACTGCTCCAAGAGTTACAGCTGGTACATATAAAGTTGTACTTAAGAAAGGTAAAAAAGAATATATAAATACCATTGAAGTTCAAAATGATTCTAAATCTCTTATAAGTGACAGCGATAGAAAAGCACAAAGAAGAACTACCATGGAATTATACGACGACATGGAAAGCTTGGCTTATTTAGTGCATAAAGTTGATTCATATATAAAGTCTGCCAACCGTTTGAAAGATGATAAAAAATTTAAAAAAGTAGCAACAAAAGTAATTGAGGCATTACAACCGTTAAAAGAAACATTAGTAGTAACTACAGGAGATAACTATGTTGGCGAAGCTGAACCAGAACTTCGAGAAAAGCTTTCTGATTTATATTCTGAAGTTGCAAATCAATTTGAAAAACCATCTTTATCTCAAATAGAAAATCAAGGAGTATTAAAAGCTCGTTTGACAAAAGCACAAGAAGATTTTGAAAAAATCAATAAAAAAGTAATTTCAAAATTTGAAAATCGTAGAAAAAAAGAAGATAAAAAACCTACTAAAGTATTAAGTAAAGAAGAGTTTTTATCAAAATAA
- a CDS encoding transglutaminase domain-containing protein, with protein MRLFTIIFFSILVANAQDFSSINSKIKTYPGLITADKLAQNIKQDFKDKEEQVKAIYSWLTANIRYDLEEFYNPNRETKVSFSYQTLEERDRKLKAIKDEMVNETLSTRKAVCEGYAQTFSKVCTLLDIENEVIEGYIRSSSNRIGRPLRSPNHSWNAVKLNGKWIYIDATWGAGSEYNGRWIRKFNSYYYNIPKEKYFKTHLPEKSIWKLRVGRIDKEEFYNQPVYSHTFLKSNVELSSPSSGILNRKRNGSVTVELQNATDKEILVGFLGSTRAVKPNTTNKGGNTIVSIMPPPGAKALFLLIDREVAIEFLIQ; from the coding sequence ATGAGATTATTTACTATTATTTTTTTTTCAATTTTAGTTGCTAATGCCCAAGATTTTTCTAGTATAAATTCTAAAATTAAAACATATCCAGGTTTAATTACCGCTGATAAATTAGCACAAAATATAAAACAAGATTTTAAGGATAAGGAAGAGCAAGTAAAAGCAATTTACAGTTGGTTAACCGCAAATATTCGTTACGATTTAGAGGAGTTTTATAATCCGAATAGAGAAACTAAAGTTAGTTTTAGCTATCAAACTTTAGAGGAAAGAGATAGAAAATTAAAAGCTATCAAAGATGAAATGGTCAATGAAACATTATCTACAAGAAAAGCGGTTTGTGAAGGGTATGCACAAACATTTTCTAAAGTTTGCACACTATTAGATATTGAAAATGAAGTGATAGAAGGTTACATTAGAAGTTCATCAAATAGAATCGGGAGACCGTTGCGAAGTCCAAATCATTCTTGGAATGCTGTTAAATTAAATGGTAAATGGATTTATATTGATGCGACTTGGGGAGCTGGTTCTGAGTATAACGGAAGATGGATTCGTAAATTCAATTCTTACTATTATAATATTCCAAAAGAGAAATACTTTAAAACACACTTACCAGAAAAGTCAATTTGGAAATTAAGAGTTGGAAGAATTGATAAAGAAGAATTTTACAACCAGCCCGTTTACAGTCATACGTTTTTAAAATCTAATGTAGAACTATCATCGCCAAGTTCTGGTATTTTGAATCGGAAACGTAATGGAAGTGTTACTGTGGAATTGCAAAATGCCACAGATAAGGAAATTTTGGTTGGGTTTTTAGGTTCAACAAGAGCAGTGAAACCAAACACAACCAATAAAGGAGGAAATACAATTGTATCAATAATGCCTCCTCCAGGAGCAAAAGCTCTATTTCTGTTGATTGACAGGGAAGTAGCTATTGAATTTTTAATACAATAA
- a CDS encoding sensor histidine kinase — MIYKGFIFQLIMRVMLMVSVILGIIYWFYRGEVSFSLFTFLAFLVIFYNTYFFIQRRFLIIEDFFTSIKYRDFSRGFSETVKAKDIRFLYQGFNQVHQTIKEINSQNHTQYLYLQKILEMVDIGIIAYDLETGKVLWSNDSFQKILDVPSFKNVSFIERRKPELFNLIFETFHRAGESVSITLNNEKIKALVSDTIFEVDNDTFKLLVIQNIDNTLSKNESESWKRLLSVMTHEIMNSITPIASLANTLERNLKELISENINTTELSDLNAGIKTIKNRSEGLLKFAKTYRSLNKVTSLNLQRIKVSELFTNIQLLMKPSIKAKGIQIDFVNTNHRLAFEIDVHLIEQVLINLLLNAVDACKEKENPKIKVEAIESITRNILIKVADNGIGIPEDIQENIFVPFFTSKESGSGIGLSLCKQIMLLHKGKIQVKSMLEEGTVFTLSF; from the coding sequence ATGATTTATAAAGGTTTCATTTTTCAATTAATAATGCGAGTTATGCTTATGGTTAGCGTAATCCTCGGGATAATTTATTGGTTTTATCGAGGAGAAGTTTCATTTAGTTTATTCACTTTTCTTGCATTTTTAGTAATTTTTTACAATACTTATTTTTTCATACAAAGAAGATTTTTAATCATTGAAGATTTCTTTACTTCTATAAAGTATCGTGATTTTTCGAGAGGATTTTCAGAGACGGTTAAAGCAAAAGATATTCGATTTTTATACCAAGGATTTAATCAGGTCCATCAAACTATTAAAGAAATTAATTCACAAAATCATACCCAGTATTTATATCTACAGAAAATATTGGAAATGGTTGATATTGGAATTATTGCATATGATTTAGAAACAGGAAAGGTATTATGGAGCAATGATTCCTTTCAAAAAATTCTTGATGTGCCTTCCTTTAAAAATGTAAGTTTCATAGAAAGGAGAAAACCTGAATTATTTAATTTAATATTTGAAACCTTCCATAGAGCCGGAGAATCTGTTTCTATAACTTTAAATAATGAAAAGATAAAAGCGTTAGTTTCAGATACTATTTTTGAAGTAGATAATGATACGTTTAAGTTGTTAGTGATTCAAAATATCGACAATACTTTGAGTAAAAATGAATCAGAGTCATGGAAGAGATTACTCAGCGTAATGACCCATGAAATAATGAATTCAATAACACCAATTGCATCGTTAGCCAATACGCTCGAGAGAAACTTAAAAGAACTTATTTCTGAAAATATTAATACTACTGAACTATCGGACTTGAATGCAGGTATAAAAACAATTAAGAATAGAAGTGAAGGTTTATTAAAGTTTGCAAAAACATATAGAAGTTTGAATAAAGTAACTAGTTTGAACTTACAAAGAATCAAAGTTTCTGAACTTTTTACGAATATTCAATTATTAATGAAGCCTTCAATAAAGGCTAAAGGAATCCAAATCGATTTTGTTAATACAAATCATAGATTAGCTTTTGAAATTGATGTTCATTTGATAGAACAAGTCTTAATCAATTTATTATTAAATGCAGTTGATGCTTGTAAAGAGAAAGAGAATCCAAAAATTAAAGTGGAAGCAATAGAAAGTATAACTCGAAATATCCTAATTAAAGTAGCGGATAACGGTATCGGAATTCCTGAAGATATACAAGAAAATATTTTTGTACCGTTTTTTACAAGTAAAGAATCAGGAAGTGGAATTGGTTTGAGTTTATGTAAACAAATAATGCTATTGCATAAAGGAAAAATTCAGGTGAAAAGTATGTTAGAAGAAGGAACTGTTTTTACTTTATCATTTTAA
- a CDS encoding sigma-54-dependent transcriptional regulator, with protein MVLKKASVLVIDDDADVLTAIRLLLKSLVNLIVVEKSPSNIMYQIEKHKYDVVVLDMNFNGVVNTGNEGIYWLRKIKELQPGTAVILMTAYADIDLAIKGLKEGASDFLMKPWKNDKLLEAINTILEKKKKENSKSNNFKAGSTKIIGNSEVMQDVFTKIRKVAPTDANVLILGENGTGKDLIARSLHENSHRKDKPFIKVDVGSLTSTLFESELFGYKKGAFTGANEDREGRFEVADGGTLFLDEIGNISLEQQVKLLTVLQNRLITPLGSNKEVPIDIRLICATNLTPTDLADESNFRKDLIYRINTIDIIVPPLRNRGADITALSKYFVAHYAEKYNKSTFVFDPGFIKKLKSHHFSGNVRELQYVLERAVIMTDGSVLNKEDLVFSSIELPVPSSNSNYDNLNLEEVEKKTILTVLEKHKGNISKSAKELGITRAALYRRLAKYDL; from the coding sequence ATGGTATTAAAAAAGGCTTCCGTTTTAGTAATCGATGATGATGCAGATGTACTCACAGCAATTCGACTTCTTTTAAAATCTTTGGTGAATTTAATTGTGGTTGAAAAGAGCCCAAGTAATATTATGTACCAAATTGAAAAGCATAAATATGATGTTGTTGTGCTCGATATGAATTTTAATGGTGTAGTAAATACTGGAAATGAAGGTATTTATTGGCTTCGAAAAATTAAAGAATTACAACCTGGAACTGCTGTTATTTTAATGACAGCTTATGCTGATATTGATCTGGCTATAAAAGGTTTAAAAGAAGGAGCTTCTGATTTTTTAATGAAACCATGGAAGAATGATAAATTACTGGAGGCAATAAATACCATTTTAGAAAAGAAGAAAAAAGAAAATAGCAAATCAAATAATTTTAAAGCAGGAAGCACAAAAATCATTGGGAATAGTGAGGTTATGCAAGATGTTTTTACGAAAATAAGGAAAGTTGCACCTACCGACGCGAATGTTTTAATTCTTGGTGAAAATGGAACAGGTAAGGATTTAATTGCTCGTTCTTTACATGAAAATTCTCACAGAAAAGATAAACCTTTTATCAAAGTTGATGTTGGATCATTGACATCAACATTATTTGAAAGTGAACTATTTGGATATAAAAAAGGGGCTTTTACGGGAGCAAATGAAGATCGTGAAGGGCGATTTGAAGTTGCTGATGGAGGAACATTGTTTTTGGATGAAATAGGGAATATTTCTTTGGAACAACAAGTAAAATTACTCACTGTTTTACAAAACAGATTAATAACTCCATTAGGCTCAAATAAAGAAGTTCCAATCGATATTAGATTAATTTGTGCCACAAATTTAACACCTACCGATCTTGCAGATGAGAGTAATTTTCGAAAAGATCTAATTTACAGAATAAATACTATTGATATTATCGTACCTCCTTTACGAAATAGAGGTGCCGATATAACAGCACTGTCAAAATACTTTGTAGCTCATTATGCCGAGAAATATAATAAAAGTACGTTTGTTTTTGATCCTGGATTTATTAAAAAGCTTAAAAGTCATCATTTCTCTGGAAATGTAAGAGAATTACAGTATGTTTTAGAGAGAGCTGTAATAATGACTGATGGATCTGTATTAAATAAAGAGGATTTAGTATTTTCTTCAATTGAATTACCGGTTCCTTCCTCGAATAGTAATTATGACAATTTGAACTTAGAAGAAGTAGAGAAGAAGACCATACTTACTGTATTAGAAAAACACAAAGGAAATATTTCCAAATCAGCAAAAGAATTAGGTATTACAAGAGCTGCATTATACAGAAGGTTAGCGAAATATGATTTATAA
- a CDS encoding efflux RND transporter periplasmic adaptor subunit, which yields MDIQIQKKRFSNQQLATMIGVFLFLVLTIYVLTLPSGKKKLNVKKERISISTITEDVFQENIPVNGIVLPITTIFLDALEGGNVIEKYAEDGEELKKGQPILKLSNTDLELNLINQETSVYNLLTQMQISQNAARQNTINRKNRFTDVESSQIEATRKYKLSKKLFEKGVISRQDFESSQNNYNYQKERLKLAKQVLSEDSIASKLEIDKAKSSYQRTQNALELMRKKVGDLVVRAPIDGQLTSFDTEIGQSINKGTRLGQVDVTTDYKVRISMDEHYISRIYLGQTGTLSLQNKTYTLIIKKVYTQVNNGKFQVDMKFEEEVPTGIRRGQNLQITIALSAQKQALLIPKGSFYQQTNGNWIFKISKDGKHAYKVNTIVGSQNKQFYEVLDGLSAGDQVITSTYNNFKDIEELILQ from the coding sequence ATGGATATTCAAATTCAAAAGAAAAGATTTTCAAACCAGCAATTAGCTACAATGATAGGAGTTTTTCTATTTCTAGTATTAACTATATATGTTTTAACATTGCCATCTGGGAAAAAGAAATTAAATGTTAAAAAGGAACGTATTTCAATAAGTACTATTACTGAAGATGTATTCCAAGAAAACATTCCTGTAAATGGTATTGTTTTACCCATAACTACCATTTTCCTTGATGCGTTGGAAGGAGGAAATGTTATTGAAAAATACGCCGAGGATGGTGAAGAACTCAAAAAAGGGCAACCTATCTTAAAGCTGTCAAATACTGATCTAGAATTGAACTTAATAAACCAAGAAACCTCGGTATACAATTTATTAACTCAAATGCAAATTTCTCAAAATGCCGCACGTCAAAACACCATAAACAGAAAAAATAGATTTACAGACGTTGAAAGCAGTCAAATTGAAGCTACCCGAAAATACAAGCTTAGTAAAAAACTGTTCGAAAAAGGTGTCATTTCTCGTCAAGATTTTGAATCTTCACAAAACAATTATAATTATCAGAAAGAGCGATTAAAGCTAGCCAAACAAGTTTTATCAGAAGACTCAATTGCTTCAAAATTAGAAATAGACAAAGCAAAAAGTTCTTATCAAAGAACACAAAATGCTTTAGAATTAATGCGGAAAAAAGTAGGAGATTTAGTTGTTCGAGCCCCTATTGATGGACAATTGACCTCTTTTGACACAGAAATCGGTCAATCTATAAACAAAGGAACAAGATTAGGTCAAGTAGATGTAACTACAGATTATAAAGTTAGAATTTCTATGGATGAACATTATATTTCAAGAATCTATCTAGGACAAACCGGGACATTATCTCTTCAAAACAAAACATATACTTTAATCATTAAGAAAGTATATACACAAGTTAATAATGGAAAGTTTCAAGTGGACATGAAGTTTGAAGAAGAAGTTCCAACAGGAATACGAAGAGGACAAAACTTACAGATTACAATAGCTTTAAGTGCCCAAAAGCAAGCTTTACTTATCCCTAAAGGCAGTTTTTATCAGCAAACAAATGGGAACTGGATTTTTAAAATAAGTAAAGATGGAAAACATGCATATAAAGTAAATACCATAGTAGGAAGCCAAAATAAACAATTTTACGAAGTTTTAGACGGTTTATCCGCTGGAGATCAAGTTATAACTTCGACATACAATAATTTTAAAGATATAGAAGAATTGATATTACAATAA
- a CDS encoding ABC transporter ATP-binding protein translates to MIQIKELQKFYRTEEVQTIALNKLSFEVKEGEFVAIMGPSGCGKSTLLNILGLLDDPDGGSFLFNGTEVSNYNERKRANLRKHNIGFVFQSFNLIDELTVFENVELPLIYTGVKSKERKKRVEEVLKKMQIMHRRNHLPQQLSGGQQQRVAVARAVVNNPKLILADEPTGNLDSSNGNEVMDLLIDLNESGTTVIMVTHSEHDAKYSHRIIRMLDGQKVTENILA, encoded by the coding sequence ATGATACAGATTAAAGAATTACAAAAATTTTACAGAACCGAAGAAGTACAAACGATTGCTTTAAATAAACTTTCATTTGAAGTAAAAGAAGGAGAATTTGTTGCGATAATGGGACCTTCTGGATGCGGAAAATCAACATTACTCAATATACTCGGCCTATTAGATGATCCTGATGGAGGAAGCTTTTTATTTAATGGAACAGAGGTTTCTAATTATAACGAACGTAAACGCGCAAATTTAAGAAAGCACAATATTGGTTTTGTTTTTCAGAGTTTTAACTTAATTGATGAACTAACCGTTTTTGAAAACGTAGAGCTTCCTTTAATTTACACTGGTGTTAAATCTAAAGAACGGAAAAAGCGAGTTGAAGAAGTTTTAAAGAAAATGCAAATAATGCATAGAAGAAATCATCTTCCTCAACAATTATCTGGAGGACAGCAACAACGCGTAGCTGTTGCCAGAGCAGTTGTGAATAATCCAAAATTAATCTTAGCAGATGAACCAACTGGAAACCTAGATAGTAGTAACGGAAACGAAGTAATGGATTTATTGATTGATTTAAATGAATCTGGAACGACGGTAATTATGGTGACTCACAGTGAACACGATGCCAAATACAGTCACAGAATAATTAGAATGTTAGACGGGCAAAAAGTTACTGAAAACATATTAGCTTAA